Proteins from a single region of Pithys albifrons albifrons isolate INPA30051 chromosome 12, PitAlb_v1, whole genome shotgun sequence:
- the OSGIN1 gene encoding oxidative stress-induced growth inhibitor 1 isoform X2 — protein MLPDKKMYPLWTRPSNKSGLKPLPVVIIGNGPSGICLSYLLSGYTPYFKRGSLHPHPILQRKLEEAPEVSILDQDLDYLSEGLEGRSHSPVALLFDALQHPDTDFGGTAESVLTWWHDPDRAIPHLVLGRNPPGGAWHSIEGSMVTLSRGEWMGLPDLPFKEWLKQKRRGLRNNRATAEDIAQYYQDYVMKKGLQKNFRCGTVVTSVRKVSAESISNHAQKDLQENSDSLWNSNEQSTEVFQVDGFFKTVEGDKEPFSIYAENVVLATGTYDSPTWLGVKGENLSYVHHQLSALEEAVKNNSVGIMSDPVLIVGAGLTAADAILFAHHCNIPVIHVFRRRVSDPGLIFNQLPKMMYPEYHKVHQMMKEQTAACAGPYECYVSLPEHHVLSFGKDKKCIIQDKNGCQKAYEISMALVLTGSNPNLSFLPNNGIDLAMNSDQPVNPKRNPIDVDPFTYKCTQEKGLYALGPLAGDNFVRFVQGGALAVASSLLKKANKKPP, from the exons ATGCTTCCAGACAAGAAGATGTACCCATTATGGACCAGACCCTCAAATAAGAGTGGACTCAAGCCACTGCCTGTTGTGATCATAG GGAATGGACCTTCGGGAATCTGTCTTTCATATTTGCTGTCAGGTTACACTCCTTACTTCAAAAGAGGGTCTCTTCATCCTCATCCTATTCTTCAGAGGAAACTGGAAGAGGCACCAGAAGTCTCCATTTTGGACCAG GATTTGGACTACCTGTCTGAAGGCTTGGAGGGACGGTCCCACAGCCCCGTGGCTCTGCTGTTTGATGCTCTTCAGCATCCAGACACGGACTTTGGTGGAACAGCAGAATCTGTTCTCACGTGGTGGCATGACCCTGACAGAGCCATCCCCCACCTGGTTCTTGGCAGAAACCCCCCTGGAGGGGCCTGGCAT TCTATAGAGGGTTCTATGGTTACCCTGAGCAGGGGGGAATGGATGGGACTCCCAGATCTTCCTTTCAAAGAATGGCTAAAGCAAAAGAGAAG AGGCCTCAGAAACAATAGAGCCACAGCAGAAGACATTGCTCAATATTACCAAGACTATGTGATGAAGAAAGGGCTGCAGAAGAATTTCAGATGTGGCACTGTTGTGACCTCTGTGAGGAAAGTGAGTGCAGAGAGCATTTCCAACCATGCCCAGAAAGATCTACAGGAGAATAGTGACTCACTCTGGAACTCCAATGAGCAAAGCACAGAGGTCTTTCAGGTGGATGGATTTTTCAAAACTGTGGAAGGTGATAAAGAGCCCTTCTCCATCTATGCAGAGAATGTGGTCTTAGCTACAGGAACATATGATAGTCCTACCTGGCTTGGGGTCAAGGGAGAAAACCTTTCCTATGTCCATCACCAGCTGTCTGCCCTAGAAGAAGCAGTGAAGAACAACAGCGTTGGCATCATGTCAGATCCAGTCTTGATTGTAGGCGCAGGTCTGACAGCTGCTGATGCGATTCTCTTTGCTCACCATTGCAATATTCCAGTAATACATGTTTTTAGGAGACGAGTCAGTGATCCAGGTCTTATTTTTAACCAGCTCCCCAAAATGATGTATCCTGAATACCACAAAGTCCATCAGATGATGAAAGAACAGACAGCTGCTTGTGCTGGACCTTATGAGTGTTATGTTAGCCTTCCTGAACATCACGTGCTATCCTTTGGCAAGGACAAGAAATGTATCATTCAAGACAAGAATGGCTGTCAGAAAGCTTATGAAATTTCCATGGCTCTTGTTCTAACTGGCTCAAACCCCAACCTCTCCTTTCTGCCAAATAATGGCATTGACTTGGCTATGAACAGTGACCAACCAGTCAATCCCAAGAGGAATCCCATAGATGTTGATCCATTCACCTACAAATGCACTCAGGAGAAAGGGCTCTATGCTCTGGGACCTCTCGCAGGAGATAACTTTGTACGCTTTGTGCAGGGAGGGGCTCTGGCTGTTGCCAGCTCCCTgttaaagaaagcaaacaaaaagcccccCTAA
- the OSGIN1 gene encoding oxidative stress-induced growth inhibitor 1 isoform X1 codes for MESSSWPHTGHPKKLTCMPESLVQKLLELRQCWCCDQFPVQPVPVLSHPLGEKPFPDIQLKPALTQLHTVNEWNGPSGICLSYLLSGYTPYFKRGSLHPHPILQRKLEEAPEVSILDQDLDYLSEGLEGRSHSPVALLFDALQHPDTDFGGTAESVLTWWHDPDRAIPHLVLGRNPPGGAWHSIEGSMVTLSRGEWMGLPDLPFKEWLKQKRRGLRNNRATAEDIAQYYQDYVMKKGLQKNFRCGTVVTSVRKVSAESISNHAQKDLQENSDSLWNSNEQSTEVFQVDGFFKTVEGDKEPFSIYAENVVLATGTYDSPTWLGVKGENLSYVHHQLSALEEAVKNNSVGIMSDPVLIVGAGLTAADAILFAHHCNIPVIHVFRRRVSDPGLIFNQLPKMMYPEYHKVHQMMKEQTAACAGPYECYVSLPEHHVLSFGKDKKCIIQDKNGCQKAYEISMALVLTGSNPNLSFLPNNGIDLAMNSDQPVNPKRNPIDVDPFTYKCTQEKGLYALGPLAGDNFVRFVQGGALAVASSLLKKANKKPP; via the exons atggagtccagctCTTGGCCAcacacaggacaccccaagaaaCTCACTTGTATGCCTGAGAGCCTTGTCCAaaagcttcttgaactcagacagtgttggtgctgtgaccagttccctgtgcagcctgttccagtgctcagccatcctctgggtgaaaaaccttttcctgatatccagcttaaacctgccctgactcagcttcataCTGTTAATGAAT GGAATGGACCTTCGGGAATCTGTCTTTCATATTTGCTGTCAGGTTACACTCCTTACTTCAAAAGAGGGTCTCTTCATCCTCATCCTATTCTTCAGAGGAAACTGGAAGAGGCACCAGAAGTCTCCATTTTGGACCAG GATTTGGACTACCTGTCTGAAGGCTTGGAGGGACGGTCCCACAGCCCCGTGGCTCTGCTGTTTGATGCTCTTCAGCATCCAGACACGGACTTTGGTGGAACAGCAGAATCTGTTCTCACGTGGTGGCATGACCCTGACAGAGCCATCCCCCACCTGGTTCTTGGCAGAAACCCCCCTGGAGGGGCCTGGCAT TCTATAGAGGGTTCTATGGTTACCCTGAGCAGGGGGGAATGGATGGGACTCCCAGATCTTCCTTTCAAAGAATGGCTAAAGCAAAAGAGAAG AGGCCTCAGAAACAATAGAGCCACAGCAGAAGACATTGCTCAATATTACCAAGACTATGTGATGAAGAAAGGGCTGCAGAAGAATTTCAGATGTGGCACTGTTGTGACCTCTGTGAGGAAAGTGAGTGCAGAGAGCATTTCCAACCATGCCCAGAAAGATCTACAGGAGAATAGTGACTCACTCTGGAACTCCAATGAGCAAAGCACAGAGGTCTTTCAGGTGGATGGATTTTTCAAAACTGTGGAAGGTGATAAAGAGCCCTTCTCCATCTATGCAGAGAATGTGGTCTTAGCTACAGGAACATATGATAGTCCTACCTGGCTTGGGGTCAAGGGAGAAAACCTTTCCTATGTCCATCACCAGCTGTCTGCCCTAGAAGAAGCAGTGAAGAACAACAGCGTTGGCATCATGTCAGATCCAGTCTTGATTGTAGGCGCAGGTCTGACAGCTGCTGATGCGATTCTCTTTGCTCACCATTGCAATATTCCAGTAATACATGTTTTTAGGAGACGAGTCAGTGATCCAGGTCTTATTTTTAACCAGCTCCCCAAAATGATGTATCCTGAATACCACAAAGTCCATCAGATGATGAAAGAACAGACAGCTGCTTGTGCTGGACCTTATGAGTGTTATGTTAGCCTTCCTGAACATCACGTGCTATCCTTTGGCAAGGACAAGAAATGTATCATTCAAGACAAGAATGGCTGTCAGAAAGCTTATGAAATTTCCATGGCTCTTGTTCTAACTGGCTCAAACCCCAACCTCTCCTTTCTGCCAAATAATGGCATTGACTTGGCTATGAACAGTGACCAACCAGTCAATCCCAAGAGGAATCCCATAGATGTTGATCCATTCACCTACAAATGCACTCAGGAGAAAGGGCTCTATGCTCTGGGACCTCTCGCAGGAGATAACTTTGTACGCTTTGTGCAGGGAGGGGCTCTGGCTGTTGCCAGCTCCCTgttaaagaaagcaaacaaaaagcccccCTAA